In the Populus trichocarpa isolate Nisqually-1 chromosome 8, P.trichocarpa_v4.1, whole genome shotgun sequence genome, TACTGCGATTACCATATCAAACAACCATTTTACGCACCATAATGAAGTGATGCTATTGGGGCACAATGATAAGTATGTATTGGACTCAGGAATGCAAGTTACTATAGCTTTTAATCACTTCGGTGTAGGGCTGGTCCAGCGTATGCCAAGGTGTAGAAGAGGGTATATACATGTGGTGAACAATGATTTTACAGCTTGGGAGATGTATGCTATCGGTGGTAGTGCAAACCCTACCATAAATAGTCAAGGGAATCGATATACTGCACCAGCCGATGATAATGCCAAAGAGGTTAGTCTACTTTGAAATATTTTGCTTTATTTAAGGGAGGTAGAATATGATTGATTAATGATTTTTGCATGGGACCCTAATGTAAACCTCTTGACTCTTGTTTCGAGGTCAGACGGCGCCTCCCCCCACAATGTTTGTGGCGCGTGTTTGCACGCGCCTTCATTGTGGGAATGCCGGTTGCCATCGCTAGAAATGGCAGGCATGGTTGTGAAATGGTACTCGAGTAAAACTGGACTAAGACTTGGGGGTCTAAGAAAATATTTCCCCATCCTTCAGCCATACGAGCCCTTCCTGCCTCCACAGTACCCTCCCTATGTTTTGTGAATTCCTGTGGCTCGATGGAGTTACTAGTGTAAACAGAATGGAAACAGAACTAAAGCAGGGGGCAACATCCAAGAAAAGCAAGCTGTTACCCcgttataatttaatttaaaccacCGTCAGCTTGAGACCTGAGAGTGATGTCTTTAGCGCCTCCGCCGGCCATTAGATACATTACAAAATTCCCTGCCTATAGTACAATCTCTGacggtgattttttttaaaaatttttataggTAACAAAGAGGGTGGACACAAACGAGGGAGAGTGGGCAGATTGGAATTGGAGAACAGACGAGGACATCTTGGTAAATGGAGCCTTCTTTGTGCCCTCAGGAGCTGGTTTGAGTGAGCAATATAGCAAAGCCTCCAGCGTGGAACCCAGGTCTGCTAGGTTAATTACAGAACTCACCATGAATGCTGGTGTCTTTGGTGACCCCAGGTAAGCTCTTCTTGACCCCACTATGTTCCCTGTTTCAACTTTTTGGACACTTTTGTCCATCTCAGATCCTTGCTATTAACTGAATTACCGACCATCatggaattctttttttttttttttagagatgcTACCCTTTGCCATTACCATGTGTATTTAAAGTTGTCCACGGAGGCTTTATGTGCCTGTGCAAATTTTTATTAGCGAAGAAAAATGTGCATGTGTGCAAATTCCCTAGAGATAATTTTAAGGAGACCCACCTAGGACTGGTTAAGGTGATTTATGACTGTCTGGAGTGTCgataccttttgtttttagatgtctgtttttttttttttttttccaatgtttTTACatggttttgatataaaaaaaattaaaaaaaaattaatttttttaaaaacactatatattataataacaaatagtGGGTGTAAGTTTTTATGttacaatttactttttaaaattgtttttcattttaaaaaatataaaatttagataattttaaattaatatttttttaaaatgtttttaaatagcTTCAAcgtttcaatataaaaaaatctaataaatatatttttaatatatttgtttttgtaaaaatatgtACCATACATATACTTATGTCCTGGAGTGTAGTTAAActgtcattttaaaaaaatttaattttttttagttgatgtaagaaataaaatttaaaaaataaaaatattattttaatatatttttaaataaaaaaaactttaaaaatacaattcctaaacttttctttcctttatcaGTTAGGTGCAGCTTTCTATCGAATATGTGTGGGCCAATTCAATTGTTCTTCTTATCACATTGTGGGTCCCGCTTATGAAAGCAGGTGTGACATCAGTATTGTAAAAGGAGCTTTCCATGTGAGCTGGTTGATGTGCTATGATATCTCATGCTTGACTTTTGCTTGTTATGCCCTTTTAGCTTTTCCACTGCCTCTCGTAGATCCATGTGGCCAGCAGCTTAGGCAAATGTAGACTTTGCTGACTGGCAATCAATGTAGTCACGTCAATGATCATGCTGCTAAACTGAAAGTAGAGTCCCAAgaataataaatcaatttagttacaatatatatatatacatatatttatttatttatttatttaacaaccataaaatttaaatctgaGACCATAAAAAATTCTAGTCGTAAGGACATAGGTAAGCCCCGCAGTCTGCCCTTAATAATATCATGCGAGACCCATTGCAGCTATAATCTTTTCTTCTCCATAGGTGGTCACTCGGATTTGCTAACTTTGTTTTCCTGAAAAGTGAAAGGCAAATTAGCATGTTTTCCAGAAGGGTTTAAGCCATGGTTACTCCTCTGGGTTGCGTCATTGTTCTGTGACTGTTTCATTTGGACCGCGCCATGACCCAGATGCTGACACAGCTGGACCATGGGCGAGACTAGATAGGTCATTTGCACCATATGCGGCTTCCCCCACCACCTATCCTTTAAAGCCATTGGGTATTTGAGCCAGCTAGCGTTATACAGAATTGTGGATCCTTGTCCTTATGGAGCTTGTTACGTGTATTTTATAATAGTGTATCTGCTGTTAGATTCATTATTAAGCATAATTTTCTGTTGAATCAAATGTCATCATTTGGTCTTTACGATAATATATTGTCTGGTTGGTTTTCAATCACTTACACAGAGATGATAGCGGGGGCATTTCTAATCCTGGATTCAGCGGTGCTGGGACCAGTACTGTCACGCCCACCACCGGCACTCAAGGGACGGGGGCCGGTGGCGGTACTGATGGCGACTACTTTGGAATGATATTCGGCAGCGGCTCTTCACTACCCCGACCTCCCACATCTATTAGCTTaatctttttgtctcttctaaTTATTCTAGCTTTGAGCACCATCACCAACAATGGTGCCTTGTTATCTTTCCCCTTATTGTCATTATAGAAGTCAGGAAAATATTTGTCATCAATATTAAgatgtaaagagaaaaaaaaattcatcacaaGCAGTTTGATTCCATTGCAAGCCCCACCGATTATCACAATTGTATATAATAACATCAAAAGATCAATGATTTGAGCCCCGTTATGTAAGgtcaagaaaaagaacaaaaattatgtCTGGTCATCTGTCCATTCTATGCTCAGCTAAAGCaccaagtttttgaaagaaagttTTGGGAGGGGATAGGGCAAGGACGGTTGAGGTGGCATTTCGGATTCAATGTCAATTTcagaatatttttgttttccttttcgtTCGTCCTGTTCTACTTGCTCTTTGGTCCGTgttattttcatgaattaatacAGCACAAATTTTAAAGTGGGGTATTCTTGTTGTCGGAGAAAATTGCCAAAATCGACCTCGtagattttagttttatattttgctATGAGAATCTCCATGTCAGACACAGAAAGAGGACCCAAAAAGAACACCAAAATTATTGGCAACCAAGAGTCGCCGTCTGTGGGAATCGAACCCACGACCACATGGTTAAAAGCCATGCGCTCTACCAGCTGAGCTAAGACGGCTGGCTGATCTTTGTTGCAGAAAACAATTACTTGTTCTAATAAGAAGAATTTCCTGAACAAGATCGCTTGCCCTTTTCATTTGGCAAGCATCAAATATACTCGGAGCGATATTAATTTTGCATCCGAGCTAatttttactaattaaaaaatttgttaggatcacttaataaaaatcattaagttttttttatatatataaaataatatgtaatttagatgaaaatatggatatcattttttaattgataatttctaataatttaggattaaaatcgagataaagaattattttatgataaaatttagaTTGAGTATATAGTTAACGCCGgttttcccttttcattttctggATAACATATCTAAGGGTACTTTTCAGTTTTCAGGATACATTTACTGGTTTTCTAGTTGAAAGCGAGCCCATCAAAATGAGATTTTCCAATTCAAAAAGGGCCCACAAAGTTTATTGGAAGAAGCCCATACCTAATGGCCCATGAGGAATTGTAACGATAAATCACCCAAGGGGCTATCCTATCCAACTCCGAGGGTGAGTATCGAACCTGGATAGGCCCGCCCCGACATCATCCCCTCATGGGTTAAGGCATTGTTGAACAGTAGGGCTCATCTTCCTGCCTGAACCCTGTCTTCTTTGGAGTTTGttaacaaaatcaaactaaacttTCAAACATCATAAACAATGTTTCTGTTAAGTTTATGAGACATGAAACACCGGCAAAATCTGAAATATGCACGTGCCAATTATGGATACCAATGTCGTGGTTTTACTTGCAAACCTAGAAGGCAGATTCTGCCATTGCATCAGATCCATACATGCAGATTAAGCTCAATAAGTTTCTGAGAATGAAGCTCGCCATGTTAATGCAATATATGTCCTTCTCAGGTAGCCAAGCTCAGGCACGAAAAACACCAAGCGACAAAGATAATTAACAGGTACGCAGGGCGAAGCTTTAAACAGTAGGTGCTCCATCTTCCTAGTTGAAGCCTGCCTAGGTCATTTCTTGCTTGGCCATATTCTTCTGTAAACTGTTTTATCGTCTGTTTAACCTAATTGAGCACTCAAAAAATCGTTTCCAATGTTATCTGTTGAGCCGATTAAGCTGGACAAGCAAAAGTCTCAAGACAACCATGAATATGAAAGCAATTTTATGATAGAAACCTAGAAGGCATATTTCTGGCACTAGGGAACTATTATAAACATTGCAAAAGTACGGGCTTAAATAACCATTTACATACAAAATACTGTCATAAACTAGAAACCGTCTCCATGATCAATGCTCCAAGAGCAACTCCTTCTGGGAGTACCGGAATTCAAAATGTCAAGGAAACAGAAATTTGAGTCTAGGGCAGAGTTTCAAAAGAAATACCACTGTTAGATCCTTCCTAACCGTGAATAAGACAATAAGCTAATATATACAGCTCCTTTAAACTTCAAAAACTAGATACCATGGCTTCTTTTGCAAAGCAATTACCACCCCCCTTTGCTACTTCCATCATTCCCTTCGTTTCCCCAAGAGCTTGTTGATGCTTTATTACCCCATGGATCAGCCGGCTTACCAGTTTCATTTGCTCCTTTCACCTCTGAAGATTGACCCCAACCAGATGATTGCCCTCCGCCAAAAGCACTTGATTGATTCCAGGTCTTAGCATCGCCTCCATCTCCCAAACCTGCTCCTTTGTCCCCCCAGCCACCAGCTTGAGCATTAGAACTGGGTCCTTTGTTCCAGCCACTCCCTTGGTCATCAGAACCTTCAACGTCTTTGCTTGATTGATTCCAAGAACTTGTTGATGATGCTTTACCACACGGATCAGTTAGTTCCCCGCCTGTATTAGTTCCTTCTTTTCCCTCTGTTGATCCACTCCAACCAGATGATTGGCCTCTGCCAGAAGCACCAGATTGATTCCAGGTCATAGCATCACCCCCAGTCATCCCTGCTTCTCCTGAGCCTGCTCCTTTTGTCCCCCAGCCACCACCTTGAGCACTGGAACCAGGTCCTTTGTTCCAGCCACCCCCTTGATCTTCCGAACCTTTAATTTCTTTGCTTGATTGACTCCAGCCCTCACCAGAAGGATTTGATGACTTCCAGCTGTTTCCTTGACCCCAGGCAGCATCGCTGTTTGCACCAGAAGGTCCTTTGTTCCAGCCACCCCCTTGATCTTCTGAACCTTTAATTTCTTTGCTTGATTTACTCCAGCCCTCACCAGAAGGATTTGATGACTTCCAGCTGTTTCCTTGACCCCAGGCAACATCGCTGTTTGCACAGGTTCCCTTGTTCCAACCACCAGCAAGGTCACTGCCACCACTATCTTTGGCCGTTCTTGACTGGTTCCAGCCTGAACCTTGGCTACTCCAACCACCACCTTCATTGCTTGTTCCACCACTTCCAGAATTCCAGCTATTCTGTTGGTGGCCCCTATCACCACCTCCTCGGTTCCAACTGCTTCCACCACCATTATTTTTCCATCCTCCACTGCTATTGTTTGCCCCATTCTTCCAGTCAAAGGTCTTATCTTCAGCAGAATTGTTGTCACTCCAACCACCATTTTGATCCCTCCTTCCTCTGCCTCTACCACCAAAGCCTCCTCTGTCCCCTCTACCTCTAAAGCCCCCTCTGTCTGGACCACCTCTGCCTCCAAATCCACCTCTGTCGGATCTGCCTCTACCTCCAAAACCCCCCCTGTCTGAACCATTTCTACCTCCAAAGCCTCCTCTGTCACCTCTACCTCTAAAACCCCCTCTGTCTGAACCATCCCTACCACCAAAACCACCTCTCCAATTCCCACCACCTGCCCTATTACCACAGGTCTCAGTTTGGTTTTCATCATCACAGGCTACAGAAGCATCCTGGTTACCATCACCATATCTAGAGCTCCAACTGCTTTTCTTGTCCCAACCAGATTCTTGGTTCACATCACTAGATCCAGAGTTCCAATTACTTTTCTTGGCCCAACTAGAACCTTGGTTTGCATCTTTGGACCCAGAGTTCCAGTTGCTTTTGTTGGCCCAACCAGAATCTTGATTTCCATCAGCATTATTGGATTCGGAGTTCCAATTGCCCTTCTTGCCCCAGTCAGAGTCAGCATTTCCACCTACATCACTTGATTCAGATTTCAAATTGCTTTTCTTACCCCAGCTAGAATTCCGGTTTCCATCTATCTCACTGTCCTTTTCAAGTTCAGGAGATTTCTGATTCCAACAGCTTTTACTACCCCAACCAGATGACTGGTTGGCATCTACATGACCAGTTTTATTATCCCAGCTTGATGACTGGTCTCCCTTAGAAGCTTTTGGAGCACCCCAGTCAGACGGCTGGGTGCCAGCCCCACTCATTCCAGTTTTCCATCCAGTTGTATTGTCACCAGTTGAAGCTTTCCCTGAGTTCCACTTGCTGCCTCCACCCCAACTTCCACCTGGTACTTCATCCACAGCAGAAGCACTGTTCCATCCAGAAGACGAGTTCATGCCACTTGATTTGGGTGCTCTCCAACTAGCACCATCATTTTGCCCTTCTGAAGACAGATTAGAAACAAAACCTTTGCTCCCATTGTGACCTTGAGTTTGATCATTGTTCCAGCTCGATTTGTTCCCGCTGTTCCATTTGTCCACACTCCCACCGGTCTCTTTATCTGCTTCCCCACTTTTGTTCCAACCTGATCCACTATCACCCCCAGAAGAAACAGACTTCCATCCACCCTCTCTACTTCCCTCAAACCCCTTGGATTTGCCCCAGCCACCTCCTTGATCATTGCCAGTTGAATTGTTTTCTCCACCTTTCCAACCTGAAGACTGACCATCACCAGAGGATCTTCCTCGGCCAAACTGATCTCTACCACCACGACCACCTCCTCTTCCCCTGCTCCCACCTGAACCATGACCCCCATCAGATGTCTTGTTCCAGCCACCAAACTCTTGATCTCCATCTGGTCTATTCCCATTACCCCAAGATCCCCCCTCTTGTTTACCCCAAGAGGATTCTCCCTGTTTATTCCAAGATCCCCTATCAGAACCAAAGGCCTTTGGCTTATTCCAGCTATCAGTCTGATTCTGGTTACTAGATCCATCTTTATTCCACTCAGTTGCATCTTCACTAAAAAATTTCCCATTGCCCCAACTTGAAGTTTGACCTGCACTATCAGCTTTGTCTTTCATCCAGCCACTTCCTTTATCAGCTTCTGGTTGAGTGCTGCTCCTGCCTGCCTTACCCCAACCCTCAGTTGGCTTTTCGGCGCCATTTTTGCTTTCCCGCTTCTCTGCAGCTTTACCCCAAGAATCATTTTGTGCAGCACCCTTATCTTGTTCTTCTGCAGCTTTACCCCAAGGGTCTCCTCCATCTTGTGATTTCTGTTGATTCCACCCGGTAGTCTTGTTACTCAAGCAGTCCTCTCCTGTGCCAGAGCTTTTATTCTTCTCCCAGGATCCTGCTTCAACTGCATCATTACATTTTCCCCACGAACCCACTTGATTCTTCCCGGTAGCTGCCTCACCCCAGCTGCCATTTTGGTTTCCAATAACAGTCTTTCCTTTGTCCCAAGCAGATGCTGCAGCATCAAAAGAAGATTTTTCATCTCTTAGGATTCCTTGACCCCAGTTATCTCCAGAACCTCTTGAAGAGCCTGGCAGATCTTCATTGGATAAAGTTGCTTTACCCCAGCCCACAGATGCACCACTGCTAGAACCAATGTTAGAAGCAGCTTTGTTCCAAGAGTCAGCTGCAGCTGCACCCCGAGATGAAGTCTGTTTTGCTTTAGCTTGACTCCCCCAAGTATCATCTACACATTCCAAAACATGCAGTTAGCCACTTTGGCGCTTGTTATACATTCATTACAAAAGATATTGCATAATGTATACGTTCATCATGTACTTTGATGCTTCTAACACACTACAATGGCATGGCT is a window encoding:
- the LOC7479851 gene encoding probable pectate lyase 13, which encodes MKLSNFCVLLICHFTSFIPFIIETTAFNLTLPHQHPDPEAVAEDVKRRVNASLSRRNLLSIQEKDQCQTGNPIDDCWRCDPNWANNRQRLADCAIGFGQGSLGGRGGQIYLVTDSSDHNPANPTPGTLRYAVIQDQPLWIIFSSDMVIKLKHELIFNSYKTIDGRGANVHITGNGCITLQHVTHIIIHNIHVHHCKPSGNTNIASSPTHVGQRGESDGDGISISGSQKIWIDHCSLSYCTDGLIDAILGSTAITISNNHFTHHNEVMLLGHNDKYVLDSGMQVTIAFNHFGVGLVQRMPRCRRGYIHVVNNDFTAWEMYAIGGSANPTINSQGNRYTAPADDNAKEVTKRVDTNEGEWADWNWRTDEDILVNGAFFVPSGAGLSEQYSKASSVEPRSARLITELTMNAGVFGDPRDDSGGISNPGFSGAGTSTVTPTTGTQGTGAGGGTDGDYFGMIFGSGSSLPRPPTSISLIFLSLLIILALSTITNNGALLSFPLLSL